Sequence from the Methanobrevibacter arboriphilus genome:
TCATTTACAAGAATGGGATGAACACAACAAACACTAACAGATTCTGCGCCTTGTTCTTTTAGAATTCCTATTGCATTAACAATTGTGCCTCCAGTAGCTATAATATCATCAATGATTATTGCTTCTTTTCCTTTAACAGATCTTATATCTACTTTCTTTTCATTTTTGTTTAAATTAACTAGTTCTGGATCATCTTCAGAAAAATCACACCTAATATCTGCAATTTTTGTTTCAACTTTATCAGGTCCTAAGCGTACTTTATTCATATATGTACAGCTACAATCAATTATTTTAGCTATATCTTCTGCAAAGCCCAATGCTCCTTTATCAGGTGCTATTATTATGGGGTCAGTAGATATGGAATCTATATAATCAGCAATTGCTCCCATAGCTGAGATATTTTTAGTTGGAATATTAAAAAAGTCTCTTACACTATCTTCGTGAAGATTTACGGAAATTACTTCATCAGCACCAGCGTCTTCAATGATATTAGCTATTATCTGTGCTGAAATTGATTCTCCATTTTTAAATCTTTTTTCTTGTCTACCATAACCAAAATATGGAATAACAACTTTTAATCTTTCAACACCAAGGTCTTTCAATGTTTTTATTAAAAATAATAGTTCAATTAAGTTTTCATCTTGAGGATATCCTGTGGATTGTATAATAACTGCTTCTTTATCAATTTTTCCCTTTACTCGAAGATATCTTTCTCCATCAGGAAATTTTTTCGTTTCAATTGGACATAAACAATCTCCAAGTTCTTTTGCAACATTAGCTGCTAATTTTTGGGACGCTGAACCACCGATTATCAATAATATCACCATTTAACTATAAGATTAATATGTATTATTTATTATTTATAGTTTAGTTTTTACTTAATAATAAATTAATAATAAATATAGTAATAATTATAGTAATAACTATAGATATTAATAAATATTTTAGTATTAATTATTTTAGTATTAATATATTATTTTAATTTTATAATATAACTTTTTAATTATTTTAATAACTTTGATCTAATATTTTAATAAATAGTATTATTAAACCTAAAATTAGAATTAAGTATATTAATATTTAGCAATATTTGTTAATATTAATTAATATTTTTGGATATTTTTATATTTTAGATACTTTTATATTTTAGATATTTTTATATTTTAGATATTTTTGGAAAAATATATTATATATGTTTTATAAATATCTTTTTAATATATCTAATTTAAGTTTTATATATTTAAATTTAAGTTTAATATATAATTTCATGTTGGATATATAGTTTTAAGTTTATATATTTAATTTAATAATGTCTAATTTAATATTAGATTTATTTTTTTAAGAGGTGTACTGATGCATGAATTATCAATGGCAGATGGTATTTTAAAGGCAGTTATTTCAAATGCAGAGCAAAA
This genomic interval carries:
- a CDS encoding ribose-phosphate diphosphokinase yields the protein MIIGGSASQKLAANVAKELGDCLCPIETKKFPDGERYLRVKGKIDKEAVIIQSTGYPQDENLIELLFLIKTLKDLGVERLKVVIPYFGYGRQEKRFKNGESISAQIIANIIEDAGADEVISVNLHEDSVRDFFNIPTKNISAMGAIADYIDSISTDPIIIAPDKGALGFAEDIAKIIDCSCTYMNKVRLGPDKVETKIADIRCDFSEDDPELVNLNKNEKKVDIRSVKGKEAIIIDDIIATGGTIVNAIGILKEQGAESVSVCCVHPILVNDAVLKIYAAGAKSIAGTDSLKSEVSCISIAKVIADAIK